Genomic window (Penaeus vannamei isolate JL-2024 chromosome 7, ASM4276789v1, whole genome shotgun sequence):
CTCATTCtcataactcactcactctctctctctctctctctctctctctctctctctctctctcactctctctctctctcactctctctctctctctctctctctctctctctctctctctctctctctctctctctctctctctctctctctctccctccctctctctctctctctctctctctctctctctctctctctctctctctctctctcctctctctctctctcactctctctctctctctctctctctctctctctctctctctctctctctctctctctctctctctctctctctctctctctctctctgtctctctctcttactctctctctctctctctctctctctctctctctcatcactcactctctctctctctctctctctctctctctctctctctctctctctctctctctctctctctctctctctctctctctctctgtttgatatCTATTCGTCTCTCGAACTATTATTACACGCAAGaacagaaatatataataatcaaaacaaacatcATCGCTACGAACACAGACGCcacgaataaaacaaacaatcaaaaagcAAACTCTTCGTCGAATCTATTGAAAACGACCACATTATTCACAAATAAATTGCTGAAGAGTCGACCAACGAAGCTCCTGCGACATCCGGATTCATCACACACACTATAGAAACTACAAACAACTCAAAAtcacaaaaagggaaaaacgcACTTGTCAACAGGTGGAGTGAAATACCACGGTGTCTTTGTTGCACTGTGGTtaactgggagagaaagagggagcgagagggataaacagacagcgggaaaagagaatgaaggagagggaggaagagagaaagatggggaggggagggagagataaagaaagagagagataaagaaagagtacgagagggagagggggagagatccaAGGAATGGATTTGTGAATGAATCATATTCAATTACCAGCTGATCATTCGGCGTCACATGAATTCAGGCAATCGTTTGAAACCAGAAGCAGTGTAGGAACTTGAAAGAGGGAATTGGTTGTTTTGAATCTCAGTTtgctctctatttgtttctctctctctctctctctctctctctctctctctctctctctctctctctctctctctttctctttctgtctcgctctctttctctctcatactctctctctttcattatctctctctctttctttgtctttctctgtctctttctcccccccccctctctctctctccctcctctcatactctctctccccccgtccctccctctctctctctctttctttctctctctctctctctttctctgtctttctctgtctctgtctctgtctctctctcccccccctctctctctctccctcaccggtTCCTTTTATCCATGTGCATTAAAGATGAGGATAATTGTTTCAATAATTTTATACATTAGCTATTTAATGACCTAGCTCTCAGTGCTAAAATAACATATATTTGTTATCCATaacactgaaaaagaaaaaaaaaacggaagcagATATGTTTGTAAATACTCGTGAAAGGAAATATATTGTCTATAAATTCTAGGATTTTCTCCACTTCCAttttcagattaaaaaaaaaaaaaaaaaaagagagagagagaggaaacatgaCTACTCAAGCAACGCCATTTTCCTTTCGAATTATCAAAACCacaaattcatatctatatgctTTTTGCAAACAATTTATAAGACCCACGATTTTCCCCCAAACAACAGCACTAAAACAAGGACAACTAATACCTTCTACTTATTGAAGAGAGAAGACCCAAGGCCTGTAGGAACTGAACGCGGGCGAGGGGCCACTTGCTTGACCAGGGACATTCAAGACGCCAGCGCAGGAACCAGCTGGGAGCGACACGTGTAAACAGCTGATGGCTTTTTTTATATTGGATTTAGACGGTTCAaatctccgtttttttctttttctatttttaattcttttcttctctccttcattttgtttttcgtcttattctttgtcttcctcttgtaCTTTTTATATAGGATTTAGACAATTCAAAGcaccgttttttgttttttttcttctttttcttctctctattctgtttttcgtctgttttttcttcctctccatcttctttcttttttttctttcttcatctttatctcctccccccctcctttcttcttcctgtctcctccttgAACGTGGATTCAGAATGACCTCATATTCCCCACGTCCAGAGAGTaaaggatgataaaaaggataatttcAGGTCACCTAATCAGAGGAACCCGAGCGATTGGCCAGCGACAGCAGATGCCTTCAGCTGGGACTCTTCGCCCGCCGCGAGATCGGCCGACGCGGCCACAGGGCGGAAGGGTCGAGGGAGTGCCAGAGCGGGGAGGGGCTTGCGGGTGCCAAGTGTGCCAGAGAGCGGGGAGGGTCAAGGGAGCGTCAATGGGTGCCAGAGAGCGGGGAGGGTCAAGGGAACGTCAATGGGTGCCAGAGAGCGGGGAGGGTCAAGGGAGCGTCAATGGGTGCCAGAGAGCGGGAGGGTCAAAGGAGTGCCGGGGGTTCCAGAGAGCGGAAAGAGTCaagggagagccagagagcggAAAGAGTCaagggagagccagagagcggAAAGAGTCaagggagagccagagagcggAAAGAGTCaagggagagccagagagcggAAAGAGTCaagggagagccagagagcggCCGGATGGCCTGAAGGAGGCGCAGGAGAAGAGCGACGCGATGGGTGACCCCCGCTGACCTTACCCCAAGGTGACTATATGACGTGGGCGTGACGTCACACACAGCTCTCCTattcctctcgtccttctctcgcCCGTCGGTTCCTGCCGCCGCCTTCGCTCTCCGTCTAAGGAAGGAAGAAGTCGTTTGGCATTCGCTAATAGACGCGCACGTTGTCATGGCACGCGTCATGCTTTTCGTCATGCGCGGACGGGCCTTGGGAGGTCAGTCAGGAAGGCGCACTTTCTTAGTATTTTCTTCGGGTTTTTGGCCTCATGACAGCGTGCGTGGAGAGCTTATGGGAGCGAAGGAACATGAATATGTATCTTGTTCTAGTTCGCTTCGTTTTCGTTAGATTCGCAAATGGGTTTTGTTGTCTCGTTTTGTGCTGGAAATGTCACGTAAAAAAAGTTTTCATTgatatgaaataaatagaaaactctgcttttcttttatttttggtatGTTATTTCTAGGCTCTGGCTATTTCGTTCCTTCCATCAATACTTTCGATTCGTTACGTTTCGTTTCCAacaatatgttttatttatccATAACAATTTCGGCGAGTTGCGACACGCGCCATACAGCACAGCCAGCGCCAGTGTTTATCCATAAAGGAATTATAAGATCTTGGTATGCATTAAAGCACGGCGCGGGTGCCTATAACAGAGCGAGCAGCCGATGCCACGAATAACGAGTGATGATAAGACATGCAGCGCCACAGACAcggatactgataacaacaacatccgAAAAAGAGAGCACTCGCGAACACTCGGACCTTCGACCTACTTCTCCCTGCGTCCTAACAGCCttacatagagagaaaggggtaagggagagagagggaggggggagagggagagagacagagagagacagagaaagagagagaggggggggagagaaggagagagactgagagagagagggggggagagggagagagacagagacagagcgagggagagagacagagagagagaggggggggagaggagagagacagagagaaagagaggggggagagagacagagagacagaaagagggagagaggggaggagagagagagagagagagagagagaggtagagagacagagtgagagagagggagaaagagagagggagagacagagagagggagagagggagaaaggggaggagagagagagagagggagagagacagagagagagagagagagagagagagagagagagagagagagagagagagagagagagagagagagagagagagagagagagagagagaaagggagaaagagaggggggagagagacagagagagggagaaggaaagggagagagacagagagagggagagggggggagagggagagagacagagagagagagagaaagagaaacaggggggagagagggagagagacagagagagggagagaggggaggagagagagacagagagagagagaaggaggggggcggagagagggagagggggagacagagacagagagagggagaaagagaggggggagagagagagagggacaaagagagggagagggagagagggagagagacagagagaaggagagagacagagagggagaaagagaggggggagagagagagagagacagagagcgaggggggaaagagggagagaggggaggagagagagagagaaagagagacagagagaggggggagagagagagacagagagaggggggagagagggagagagagaggaagagagacagagggaagggggagagaggtagagggagagaaagagaggcagagagagagagaatttttgtcaatttttcctctctccttttaaatttttctactctccttttcatttttcctctctcattttcgtttttttctctccctccttccttttgtcctaacttctcttctccatccatccttcgtgtctcatcttcctctctttccctccatcccaccttctcctctttttccttcctccctccccatctcttccttttcctcattccctctatgCCCTCCCTCTTGTCCCCATCTTCCCATCTTTGacactcccccctttttctccctcccttccctctctttccttccctgatCCCtaattttttctcccctccctccacacaatcgttttgtctccttccttccctccatcccacctccttccctccatctcacctccttccctccatcccatctccttctctccctcccacccccttccctccatccctccctcttccccctccttccctcccttaattcCAACAAATACAACAATGGTTTCCTTGCACTGGCCAGCCACGTCTCCATGCAGGATCTCCACCTCGAGGCCCTGCGCTCGCTGTTTGGCGTCCCAAGAAAGCCGGGACTGGCGCCGACCTCCTTCTTCGGAGGCGAACTCCTGCGGGTTGAGTTGGAGGTCCTGCGAGTTGGAGGTCCTGCGGGTTGAGTTGGAAGTCCTGCGGGTTAGAAGTCCTGCGGGTTGAGTTGGAGGTCCTGCGGGTTGGAGGTCCTGTGGGTTGAGTTGGAGGTCCTGCGGGTTGGAGGTCCTGTGGGTTGAGTTGGAAGTCCTGCGGGTTGAGTTGGAGGTCCTGTGGGTTGGAGGTCCTGCGGGTTAGAAGTCCTGCGGGTTAGAAGTCCTGCGGGTTGAGTTGGAGGTCCTGCGGGTTGGAGGTCCTGTGGGTTGAGTTGGAGGTCCTGCGGGTTGGAGGTCCTGTGGGTTGAGTTGGAAGTCCTGCGGGTTGAGTTGGAGGTCCTGTGGGTTGGAGGTCCTGCGGGTTAGAAGTCCTGCGGGTTAGAAGTCCTGCGGGTTGAGTTGGAGGTCCTGCGGGTTGGAGGTCCTGTGGGTTGAGTTGGAGGTCCTGCGGGTTAGAGGTCCTGCGGGTTGGAGGTCCTGCGGGTTGAATTGGAGGTCCTGCGGGTTGAGTTGGAGGTCCTGCGGGTTGGAGGTCCTGCAGGTTGAATTGGAGGTCCTGTGGGTTGGAGGTCCTGCGGGTTGAGTTGGAGGTCCTGTGGGTTGAGTTGGAGGTCCTGTGGGTTGGAGGTCCTGCGGGTTGAGTTGGAGGTCCTGCGGGTTGAGTTGGAGGTCCTGCGGGTTGAGTTGGAGGTCCTGCGGGGTTGGAGGTCATGCTGGTTGGAGGTCATGCTGGTTGGAGGTCCTGCGGGATTGGATGTCCTGCGGGTTGGATGTCCTGCGGGTTGAGTTGGAGGTCCTGCGGGTTGGAGGTCCTGCAGGTTGGAGGTCCTTGGGGTGTTTGGAGATCCTGTGGGTTGAGTTGGAAGTCCTGCGGGTTGGAGGTCCTGCGGGGTTGGAGGTCCTACGGGTTGGAGGTCCTGCGGGTTGAGTTGGAGGTCCTGCGGTTTGGCTGTCCTGCGGGTTGGAGGTTCTGCGGGTTGAGTTGGAGGTCCTGCAGGTTGGAGGTCCTGCGGGTCCTTGGGAGCGAAGGGCAGAGGGCATGGGTTCGGGGCTCCTGGATGGGCGCTGTGGGATGGTGTGGTCTGTCTGATTAGCTATTTGTCTtcatctatacgtgtgtgtgtgtgtattacacacacacaaagacacacagacacacacacacacacacacacacacacacacacatatatatatatatatatatatatatatatatatatatatatgtatatattatatatatgtatatatatatatatatatgtatatatatgtatatatatatgtatatattgtatatatatatatatatatatacatacatatatacatatatatatacatacacacacacacacacacacacaaacacacacacacacacacacacacacacacacacacacatatatatatatatatatatatatatatatatatatgtatatgtatatatatatatgtatatgtatatatatatatatatatatatatatatatatatatatatatgtgtgtgtgtgtgtgtgtgtgtgtgtgtgtgtgcgtgtctgtgtgtatgtgtgtgtgtgtatgtgtgtgcgtgtgtatgtgtgtatgtatacacatacatacttattcatatacacacatacacaaatatttatatgtatatgcataaatatatatatatatatatatatatatattatatatatatatgtacatatatatatatatatgtatatatatatatatttatatatatatatatttatatatatatatatatatatatataatatatatatatatatatatatatatatatatatatatatatatttatatgtgtgtgtgtgtgtgtgtgtgtgtgtgtgtgtgtgtgtgtgtgtgtgtgtgtgtgtataaactagatatatgcatatatatgtaaaagaaaagaga
Coding sequences:
- the LOC138862205 gene encoding uncharacterized protein, with protein sequence MTSNPAGPPTQPAGPPTQPAGPPTQPAGPPTHRTSNSTHRTSNSTRRTSNPQDLQFNLQDLQPAGPPTQPAGPPIQPAGPPTRRTSNPQDLQLNPQDLQPAGPPTQPAGLLTRRTSNPQDLQPTGPPTQPAGLPTQPTGPPTRRTSNSTHRTSNPQDLQLNPTSNPQDLQLNPQDLQPAGPPTQPAGLLTRRTSNSTRRTSNSQDLQLNPQEFASEEGGRRQSRLSWDAKQRAQGLEVEILHGDVAGQCKETIVVFTESEGGGRNRRAREGREE